One genomic window of Massilia sp. KIM includes the following:
- a CDS encoding M13 family metallopeptidase — protein sequence MKRHLLSTLSLSIMTAFALNLAHAADQAPSKAAPISGIDTQYIDTSVRPQDDFFTYLNGKWLKETEIPSDKASWGTFMKLRDDTTPQLRAIIEAAQKNPAAKKQGTETQKIADLYASFMDEARREQLGYKPLTGELARIRSLKDKKGVPSLSAHLAKIGVPTPYGIRVAQDARASTKYAAYISQGGLGMPDRDYYLKLDDKRMADTRAAYQQHVAKILALAGEPRAEAQAAAIVDFETELAKVQWTKVENRDPVKRYNKMSVAELSKLAPGYDWKGALAAAGVGGKADYVIVAQPSYLSGFNAVLEKTDLATIKSYFEWQLLREYAPYLSKAFVDENFAFYGTVLTGVTEQRPNWKIGVATVEGALGEALGKLYVKEHFPAERKVRMEELVKNLMVAYKDSIDQLDWMSPATKKEAQAKLARFTPKIGYPDKWRDYSSLAIRGEDLVGNVMRAATHSYQRNINKLGKPIDRQEWGMTPQTVNAYYSSSMNEIVFPAAILQPPFFDMRADDAVNYGAIGAVIGHEIGHGFDDKGSQSDGEGNLRNWWTEEDRAAFKARTDRLVKQFSAFAPLPGYHVNGELTLGENIGDNAGLAIAYKAYKISLAGQPAPVIDGFSGDQRFFMGWAQVWRTKMREAQQINQVKTDPHSPGQFRANGTVMNMPAFYEAFGVKEGDKMYLAPQDRVSIW from the coding sequence GTGAAGCGACACCTTCTGAGCACCCTGAGCCTGTCCATCATGACGGCCTTCGCCCTCAACCTCGCCCATGCGGCGGACCAGGCGCCGTCCAAGGCGGCCCCGATTTCCGGCATCGACACCCAGTACATCGACACCAGCGTGCGTCCCCAGGACGACTTCTTCACTTACCTGAACGGCAAGTGGCTGAAGGAGACCGAGATCCCGAGCGACAAGGCGAGCTGGGGCACCTTCATGAAGCTGCGCGACGACACCACGCCGCAGCTGCGCGCCATCATCGAGGCCGCGCAGAAGAATCCGGCGGCGAAGAAGCAGGGCACCGAAACCCAGAAGATCGCCGACCTGTACGCCAGCTTCATGGACGAAGCGCGCCGCGAACAACTGGGCTACAAACCGCTCACCGGCGAGCTGGCGCGCATCCGCTCGCTCAAGGACAAGAAGGGCGTCCCCAGCCTGTCCGCCCACCTGGCGAAGATCGGCGTCCCCACTCCCTACGGCATCCGGGTCGCCCAGGACGCGCGCGCCTCCACCAAGTATGCGGCCTATATCTCGCAGGGCGGCCTGGGCATGCCCGACCGCGACTACTACCTGAAGCTGGACGACAAGCGCATGGCCGACACCCGTGCCGCCTACCAGCAGCATGTGGCGAAGATCCTGGCCCTGGCCGGCGAGCCCAGGGCCGAGGCCCAGGCCGCGGCCATCGTCGACTTCGAGACCGAGCTGGCCAAGGTGCAGTGGACCAAAGTCGAGAACCGCGACCCGGTCAAGCGCTACAACAAGATGAGCGTGGCCGAGTTGTCGAAGCTGGCGCCGGGCTATGACTGGAAGGGCGCGCTGGCGGCGGCCGGCGTGGGCGGCAAGGCCGACTACGTAATCGTGGCCCAGCCGAGCTACCTGAGCGGCTTCAACGCGGTGCTGGAAAAGACCGACCTGGCCACCATCAAGTCGTATTTCGAATGGCAGCTGCTGCGCGAATACGCGCCCTACCTGTCGAAGGCCTTCGTGGACGAGAACTTCGCCTTCTACGGCACCGTGCTGACCGGGGTCACCGAGCAGCGCCCGAACTGGAAGATCGGCGTGGCAACCGTCGAAGGCGCGCTGGGCGAAGCCCTCGGCAAGCTGTACGTGAAAGAGCACTTCCCGGCCGAGCGCAAGGTGCGCATGGAAGAACTGGTGAAGAACCTGATGGTCGCCTACAAGGATTCGATCGACCAGCTCGACTGGATGAGCCCCGCGACCAAGAAGGAAGCCCAGGCCAAGCTGGCCCGGTTCACGCCCAAGATCGGCTACCCGGACAAGTGGCGCGATTATTCCTCGCTCGCGATCCGCGGCGAAGACCTGGTCGGCAACGTGATGCGCGCGGCCACCCACAGCTACCAGCGCAACATCAACAAGCTGGGCAAGCCGATCGACCGCCAGGAATGGGGCATGACGCCGCAGACCGTGAACGCCTACTACAGCAGCTCGATGAACGAGATCGTGTTCCCGGCCGCGATCCTGCAGCCGCCCTTCTTCGACATGCGCGCCGACGACGCGGTGAATTACGGCGCGATCGGCGCCGTGATCGGCCACGAGATCGGCCACGGCTTCGACGACAAGGGCAGCCAGTCGGACGGCGAGGGCAACCTGCGCAACTGGTGGACCGAGGAAGACCGCGCCGCCTTCAAGGCCCGCACCGACAGGCTGGTCAAGCAGTTCAGCGCCTTCGCGCCGCTGCCCGGCTATCACGTGAATGGCGAGCTGACCCTGGGCGAGAACATCGGCGACAACGCCGGCCTGGCGATCGCCTACAAGGCCTACAAGATCTCGCTGGCCGGCCAGCCGGCCCCGGTGATCGACGGCTTCAGCGGCGACCAGCGCTTCTTCATGGGCTGGGCCCAGGTATGGCGCACCAAGATGCGCGAGGCCCAGCAGATCAACCAGGTCAAGACCGACCCGCATTCGCCGGGCCAGTTCCGTGCCAACGGCACGGTGATGAACATGCCGGCCTTCTACGAGGCCTTCGGCGTGAAGGAAGGCGACAAGATGTACCTGGCGCCGCAAGACCGGGTTTCGATCTGGTAA